The Nycticebus coucang isolate mNycCou1 chromosome 2, mNycCou1.pri, whole genome shotgun sequence genome includes a window with the following:
- the GADD45G gene encoding growth arrest and DNA damage-inducible protein GADD45 gamma, with protein sequence MTLEEVRSQDTVPESTARMQGAGKALHELLLSAQRQGCLTAGVYESAKVLNVDPDNVTFCVLAADEEDEGDIALQIHFTLIQAFCCENDIDIVRVGDVQRLAAIVGAGDEAGAPGDLHCILISNPNEDTRKNPALEKLSLFCEESRSVNDWVPNITLPE encoded by the exons ATGACCCTGGAGGAAGTCCGCAGCCAGGATACCGTTCCGGAAAGCACTGCCAG GATGCAGGGTGCCGGGAAGGCTCTACATGAACTGCTGCTGTCGGCGCAGCGCCAGGGCTGCCTCACTGCCGGCGTTTACGAGTCAGCCAAAGTCCTGAACGT GGACCCTGACAACGTGACCTTCTGCGTGCTGGCCGCGGACGAGGAGGACGAGGGTGACATAGCGCTGCAGATCCACTTCACCCTGATCCAGGCGTTCTGCTGTGAGAACGACATCGACATCGTGCGCGTGGGCGATGTGCAGCGGCTGGCGGCTATCGTGGGCGCCGGCGACGAGGCCGGCGCGCCGGGCGACCTGCACTGCATCCTCATTTCG AATCCCAATGAGGACACCCGAAAGAACCCAGCCTTGGAGAAGCTCAGCCTGTTCTGTGAGGAGAGCCGCAGCGTCAACGACTGGGTGCCCAACATCACCCTCCCCGAGTGA